The Hypanus sabinus isolate sHypSab1 chromosome 3, sHypSab1.hap1, whole genome shotgun sequence genome contains a region encoding:
- the LOC132391755 gene encoding SWI/SNF-related matrix-associated actin-dependent regulator of chromatin subfamily A member 5, protein MSEVEEKSNSCPTEGQGDTAGSPPAEGGEDKKESTEEAFTFKMPKPEVKEEDPAYEEKMKADRANRFDYLLQQTELFAHFIQPAAQKTPTSPLKMKPGRPRVKKDEKQTLLSVGDYRHRRTEQEEDEELLSENSKTTNVCTRFEESPSYIKGGKLRDYQIRGLNWLISLYENGINGILADEMGLGKTLQTIALLGYMKHYRSIPGPHMVLVPKSTLHNWMLEFKRWIPTLRAICLIGDKEQRAAFIRDVLLPGEWDVCVTSYEMLIREKSVFKKFNWRYLVIDEAHRIKNEKSKLSEIVREFKTTNRLLLTGTPLQNNLHELWALLNFLLPDVFNSSADFDSWFDTNNCFGDQKLVERLHMVLRPFLLRRIKAEVEKSLPPKKEVKMYVGLSKMQREWYTKILMKDIDILNSSGKMDKMRLLNILMQLRKCCNHPYLFDGAEPGPPYTTDTHLVVNSGKMVVLDKLLPRVKEQGSRVLIFSQMTRVLDILEDYCMWRNYEYCRLDGQTPHVERQDSISAFNTPGSTKFIFMLSTRAGGLGINLATADVVILYDSDWNPQVDLQAMDRAHRIGQTKCVKVFRFITDNTVEERIVERAEMKLRLDSIVIQQGRLVDQNLNKLGKDEMLQMIRHGATHVFASKESDITDEDVDAILERGERKTAELSEKLANMGESSLRNFTMESEVSVYNFEGEDYREKQKMALTEWIEPPKRERKANYAVDAYFREALRVSEPKAPKAPRPPKQPNIQDFQFFPPRLFELLEKEILYYRKTIGYKVPRNPDLPNSAQVQKEEQCKIDEAEPLNDDELEEKEKLLTQGFTSWTKRDFNQFIKANEKWGRDDIENIAREVEGKIPEEVIEYSAVFWERCNELQDIEKIMAQIERGEARIQRRIGIKKALDTKIARYKAPFHQLRIAYGTNKGKNYTEEEDRFLICMLHKLGFDKENVYDELRQCIRNSPQFRFDWFLKSRTAMELQRRCNTLITLIERENLELEEKEKAERKKRGPKTASAQKRKLDGGPDGRGRKKKLKL, encoded by the exons AAAGCAGACAGAGCAAACAGATTTGACTATCTACTGCAACAGACCGAACTTTTTGCCCATTTTATCCAGCCCGCTGCACAAAAAACACCAACTTCACCTCTAAAGATGAAACCAGGGCGCCCTCGCGTAAAGAAAGATGAAAAGCAGACACTGCTGTCGGTTGGAGA TTATCGGCATCGTCGTACGGAGCAGGAAGAAGATGAAGAACTCCTGTCAGAAAATAGCAAGACAACCAATGTCTGCACAAGGTTTGAAGAATCCCCATCAT ATATAAAAGGGGGTAAGCTGCGGGATTACCAGATCCGTGGACTGAACTGGCTCATTTCTTTATATGAAAATGGCATAAATGGTATCCTAGCAGATGAAATG GGTCTTGGGAAGACTTTACAAACTATTGCTCTTCTTGGATACATGAAACATTACAGAAGCATTCCTGGACCTCACATGGTTTTAGTCCCTAAATCTACACTCCACAACTGGATGCTTGAATTCAAGAGATGGATTCCAACTCTTCGAGCCATTTGTCTAATTGGTGACAAGGAACAGCGG GCTGCTTTCATCCGAGATGTCTTGCTACCTGGAGAGTGGGATGTCTGTGTAACATCATATGAAATGTTGATCAGGGAGAAATCAGTTTTCAAAAAGTTTAATTGGAGGTATCTTGTCATAGATGAAGCCCACAGAATCAAAAATGAAAAATCCAAG CTATCTGAAATAGTTAGAGAATTCAAGACCACAAATCGATTATTACTCACTGGTACGCCACTCCAGAACAATTTGCATGAACTCTGGGCATTGCTCAacttccttcttcctgatgttttCAATTCTTCTGCT GACTTTGATTCATGGTTTGATACAAATAACTGTTTTGGAGATCAGAAGCTAGTTGAACGGTTGCATATG GTATTACGACCCTTTCTTCTCCGACGTATTAAGGCTGAGGTAGAGAAGAGTCTACCACCAAAAAAAGAAGTCAAAATGTATGTAGGCCTCAGCAAAATGCAACGGGAATG GTACACCAAGATTTTAATGAAGGATATTGACATCCTTAATTCCTCAGGGAAAATGGACAAAATGCGTCTGTTgaacatactgatgcagctacGCAAGTGTTGCAACCATCCCTATCTATTTGATGGAGCTGAGCCCGGCCCACCTTATACTACTGATACTCACCTCGTGGTTAACAGTGGAAAGATGGTGGTATTGGACAAATTGCTGCCAAGAGTGAAGGAGCAAG GCTCGCGGGTGTTGATTTTCAGCCAAATGACAAGAGTGCTGGATATTTTAGAAGATTATTGTATGTGGAGAAACTATGAGTACTGCAGACTGGATGGGCAGACTCCACATGTTGAGAGACAG GATTCTATTAGTGCATTCAATACTCCTGGAAGTACTAAATTTATCTTCATGTTGAGCACCCGTGCTGGGGGTCTCGGTATAAATCTTGCTACAGCGGATGTTGTAATCCTATACGACTCTGACTGGAACCCTCAGGTTGACCTGCAGGCCATG GATCGAGCCCACAGAATTGGTCAAACAAAATGTGTCAAAGTATTCAGATTTATAACGGACAACACAGTAGAGGAAAGAATTGTGGAGCGTGCTGAAATGAAACTTAGATTGGACTCTATTGTAATTCAGCAAG GAAGGCTGGTTGATCAGAATCTAAATAAGCTGGGAAAAGATGAGATGCTGCAGATGATTCGTCATGGTGCTACCCATGTGTTTGCTTCCAAAGAGAGTGACATTACAGATGAAGATGTTGATGCTATATTGGAAAGGGGTGAAAGGAAG ACAGCTGAACTGTCAGAAAAGCTTGCAAATATGGGTGAAAGTTCCCTCAGAAACTTTACCATGGAATCTGAGGTCAGTGTGTACAACTTTGAAGGCGAAGACTACAGGGAGAAACAAAAG ATGGCTCTAACTGAATGGATTGAACCCCCTAAACGAGAACGAAAAGCCAACTACGCAGTTGATGCATATTTCAGAGAGGCTCTTCGTGTCAGTGAACCAAAAGCACCCAAA GCTCCTCGGCCACCAAAGCAGCCCAATATTCAAGATTTCCAATTCTTCCCCCCTCGGCTGTTTGAACTGCTAGAGAAAGAAATTCTCTATTATCGAAAAACTATTGGCTATAAG GTGCCACGTAATCCTGATCTGCCAAATTCAGCTCAAGTACAGAAAGAAGAACAGTGCAAAATTGATGAGGCTGAACCCCTGAACGATGATGAGCTtgaagagaaggagaagctgctgACACAG GGATTTACTAGCTGGACGAAAAGAGACTTCAATCAGTTTATCAAAGCAAATGAGAAGTGGGGCCGTGATGACATTGAAAATATTGCCCGTGAAGTAGAGGGAAAAATTCCTGAAGAAGTGATTGAATATTCTG CTGTATTCTGGGAGCGATGTAATGAGCTCCAAGACATTGAAAAAATTATGGCACAGATAGAAAGGGGAGAAGCTAGAATCCAAAGGAGGATCGGCATTAAAAAAGCATTAGACACCAAG ATTGCCCGATATAAAGCGCCTTTCCACCAACTGAGAATTGCATATGGCACAAATAAAGGCAAGAATTATACAGAAGAGGAGGACAGATTCTTGATCTGTATGCTGCACAAGTTGGGCTTTGATAAAGAAAATGTTTACGATGAACTTAGACAATGTATTCGGAACTCTCCACAATTCAGATTTGACTGGTTCCTGAAGTCAAGGACTGCCATG GAACTCCAAAGGCGTTGTAATACATTAATCACTCTAATAGAAAGAGAAAACTTGGAACTTGAAGAAAAGGAGAAAGCAGAAAGAAAAAAACGTGGACCAAAAACAGCATCG GCACAGAAACGCAAATTGGATGGTGGACCAGATGGACGTGGCcgaaaaaagaaattaaaacttTGA